TCCTGGCGATTGATGTCGTCGGTGCAGTCTCTTGGCGGCGGCTCCTCACAGTTATTGGCGGGCAGGAAGCTCATCAGGCGGCGGATATTTTTTAAACAGGTGATCTCATTTTCTTCGAGAAAATGCGCCACCCCGCTTTTGGTCGCGTGCGTTTCGGCGCCGCCCAACTCTTCAAAAGTCACGTCCTCGTGTGTCACGGTTTTCACGACATTCGGCCCGGTGACAAACATGTAGCTGGTGTGTTTCACCATGAAAATGAAATCCGTGATCGCCGGCGAGTACACAGCGCCGCCGGCGCATGGCCCCAGAATGGCGGAGATTTGCGGCACGACGCCGCTGGCCAGCGTGTTGCGCAAAAAAATATCGGCGTACGCCCCGAGGCTGAGCACGCCTTCTTGAATGCGCGCGCCGCCGGAATCGTTCAGCCCGATCACCGGTGCACCGTTTTTCATCGCCATGTCCATGATCTTGCAAATTTTCGCGCCATGGGTTTCCGACAACGAGCCGCCGAGCACGGTGAAATCCTGCGAGAACACATAAACCAATCGCCCATCGATACGGCCGTAGCCGGTGACCACGCCATCGCCGAGAAACTTTTGTTTCTCCAATCCAAAGTCGTGGCTGCGATGCTGCGCCAGCATATCCAGCTCGTGAAAGCTGCCTTCATCCAACAGCAAATCCAGACGCTCGCGCGCAGTGAGCTTGCCCTTGTCGTGCTGCTGCTTGATGCGGGCTTCTCCGCCGCCCAGACGGGCCTTTTCTTTCAAACGCCGCAGGCGTTCGATATTTTTCGGAATCGACATAAGTGCCTTTTGCTTTTTGCCATTTGCTCCTTGCTCAGTATAAAAAGAATGCAATAAAAAGCAAACGTTTTTTCGTGGCTTGCTCGAAAATCAGCAGAAAATTGAACAACATTTTTTTAGAAAATCATGCTTGGCCCCAATCCAACGAAGCAGAAAGTTTCATGGACTGGTAAGCGCAACATCGCTGTCAGGCGCAGAGTCCAACCTAGCGGTGTAAACGGTGCGGGTAAGGTAGGGGGAATCTCAATACGCGTATCCAGGCATGCCACCGGCCGCTACGTGGTGAGAGGAGATTCCCGTGACGGGAATATTCAAACAGTATATT
The candidate division KSB1 bacterium DNA segment above includes these coding regions:
- a CDS encoding methylmalonyl-CoA carboxyltransferase — protein: MSIPKNIERLRRLKEKARLGGGEARIKQQHDKGKLTARERLDLLLDEGSFHELDMLAQHRSHDFGLEKQKFLGDGVVTGYGRIDGRLVYVFSQDFTVLGGSLSETHGAKICKIMDMAMKNGAPVIGLNDSGGARIQEGVLSLGAYADIFLRNTLASGVVPQISAILGPCAGGAVYSPAITDFIFMVKHTSYMFVTGPNVVKTVTHEDVTFEELGGAETHATKSGVAHFLEENEITCLKNIRRLMSFLPANNCEEPPPRDCTDDINRQDESLNTLVPENPNKPYDIKDVILKIVDDGDFMEVHEHYATNLVVGFGRLGGKSVGIVANQPASLAGVLDIDSSLKGGRFVRFCDAFNIPIVTFVDVPGFLPGTDQEWRGIIKHGAKLLYAFCEATVPKVTVITRKAYGGAYDVMSSKHIRGDINYAWPSAEIAVMGPPGAVEIIFKKEIEQAPDPKAATDAKVQEFREKFANPYIAAERGYIDDVIEPAETRPKLITALRMLENKVDSNPRKKHGNIPL